In one window of Terriglobia bacterium DNA:
- a CDS encoding MOSC domain-containing protein, which yields MARLVSVNVGLPRDIEWKGRTVHTGIWKDPVRGRCRAGRLNLDGDGQGDLAGHGGEQRAVFVYQIESYRYWQERLKRTDFIYGQFGENFTIEGLPDDAVCIGDRYQIGSALFEVTQPRVTCYRVGIRMNEPRMPALLTSSGRPGFYFRVLQEGEAGAGDEIIKVEEAEERMTVAEINALLYLPNHARDQLERALRIKALSTGWHSSFEALLQSQTTAAGTGNAGLAPAAAAHPVAPGFRPLAVTAIDHESVDVLSLTMQNPDGHPLPTALPGQYVVVRLQRTAGGSPLLFRSYSLSGPISTERYRISVKIEPNGAAGTYLRKHIRVGDTLDVSSPRGSFILQSGERPVVLLSAGIGATPVLAMLHALASARSTRQVLWLHAARDQQHHPFAAEVRRLMLALTHGRSYVCYSRPAPRDKMGEDFDAAGHLSRSVFDELGVPREADVYLCGPTRFMADMKEALATLGVAPERIHVEIFNGSDSRTPGVVGAATRAPHLPKDDANTGPLVSFARSGIAAHWKASVYQSILELAEACDVPVRWSCRTGVCHSCESGLVSGAVVYGPEPLEKPADGNLLVCCAQPTRDVVIDL from the coding sequence ATGGCTCGACTAGTATCGGTGAACGTCGGACTCCCGCGCGACATCGAGTGGAAGGGTCGCACAGTGCACACCGGGATCTGGAAGGATCCGGTGCGTGGCCGCTGTCGCGCCGGCCGGTTAAATCTAGATGGAGACGGCCAGGGCGATCTGGCCGGGCACGGGGGTGAGCAGCGAGCCGTGTTCGTCTACCAGATCGAATCGTATCGCTATTGGCAGGAGCGGCTGAAGAGGACCGACTTCATCTACGGACAGTTCGGCGAGAACTTCACGATCGAAGGATTGCCCGACGATGCTGTATGCATCGGCGACCGTTATCAGATCGGCAGCGCACTGTTCGAGGTCACTCAACCCCGCGTCACCTGCTATCGCGTTGGCATTCGGATGAACGAGCCCCGGATGCCGGCATTGCTGACATCCAGTGGACGGCCGGGGTTCTACTTCCGCGTGCTGCAGGAAGGCGAAGCAGGCGCCGGCGACGAAATCATAAAGGTGGAAGAGGCGGAGGAGCGCATGACCGTCGCAGAGATCAACGCGCTCCTCTATTTGCCCAATCATGCACGTGATCAACTGGAGCGGGCACTGCGGATCAAAGCACTTTCAACGGGATGGCACTCCTCGTTTGAGGCGTTACTGCAGAGCCAAACGACTGCCGCGGGGACTGGGAACGCAGGGCTCGCGCCGGCAGCAGCTGCGCATCCGGTTGCACCAGGATTCCGGCCGCTCGCGGTGACGGCAATCGATCACGAGTCCGTAGATGTGCTCTCGCTGACGATGCAGAACCCGGACGGTCATCCGCTGCCAACCGCACTGCCTGGCCAGTACGTGGTTGTGCGTCTTCAGCGGACCGCCGGCGGCTCGCCACTTCTCTTTCGCAGCTACTCGCTATCGGGCCCCATCTCGACGGAGCGCTATCGCATCAGCGTGAAGATCGAGCCGAATGGGGCGGCTGGAACCTACCTGCGGAAGCATATCCGGGTAGGCGATACTCTCGACGTTAGCTCGCCCCGCGGGAGTTTCATTCTGCAGTCCGGAGAGCGGCCGGTGGTGTTGCTCAGCGCGGGAATTGGGGCGACGCCGGTTCTGGCGATGCTGCACGCACTGGCGTCGGCCCGCTCAACAAGGCAGGTCTTGTGGCTGCACGCGGCTCGCGATCAGCAGCATCATCCCTTCGCCGCCGAAGTCCGCCGCCTTATGCTCGCGCTCACGCACGGCCGCAGCTATGTTTGTTACAGCAGGCCTGCCCCGCGCGACAAGATGGGTGAGGATTTCGACGCTGCCGGTCACCTGTCGCGATCGGTCTTCGACGAACTCGGCGTCCCACGAGAGGCGGACGTTTACCTCTGCGGACCGACGCGCTTCATGGCAGACATGAAAGAGGCGCTCGCAACCTTGGGTGTGGCGCCGGAGCGGATTCACGTCGAAATCTTCAACGGCAGCGACTCGAGGACCCCTGGTGTCGTCGGCGCAGCGACGCGAGCTCCGCATCTGCCCAAGGACGACGCCAACACCGGTCCGCTGGTATCGTTCGCGCGTAGCGGCATCGCCGCACACTGGAAGGCATCGGTGTATCAAAGTATTTTGGAACTTGCCGAGGCGTGCGATGTCCCGGTACGTTGGTCGTGCCGCACCGGTGTTTGTCACAGCTGTGAGAGCGGGTTGGTTTCAGGGGCGGTCGTCTACGGACCGGAGCCGCTCGAAAAGCCCGCTGACGGCAACCTTCTCGTTTGCTGCGCCCAACCGACTCGCGACGTCGTCATCGATTTGTGA